From Solanum lycopersicum chromosome 8, SLM_r2.1, the proteins below share one genomic window:
- the LOC138337666 gene encoding uncharacterized protein isoform X2, whose translation MPPKKTTAAQKGKSVAEGTSQTRRVTRARAQSMPGIMLQSESSATPPPPEELRAAAAPVRGTPPAPEAPTSEPPAPQSGAEDRAMRDVVQLLTRLVEDQARRHGLGVDHADRSDSLRARYFLSCNPPEFFGSRPQDDPQEFIRQIQRTLRIIKASETESVELATYHLRDVAINWYESWELSRGEGAPPAVWDEFVEAFQGHFLPPEMKRARVDIFLRLKQNGRSVREYSLEFDSLARHAPTIVADMADRVHRYVMGLDRYLIDGCMAVTLQPGMDIARVQAYAQGVEDRHRGRQPDRDYNRGQHKRARSAGYPDEFQSGQSQQHVRFSSQPAQSAPPRFMGRGFDRMGYSEPGQSSRASGSQMGRGLSQSRPPLPRCSRCGKSHPGECHWATGACFSCGRQGHTMRECHLRGSAGGMAQPTGSVAGSSSSVAMRPTGQGIQAPAGRGRGRGGASSSSGPSNRIYALTNRQDQETSPNVITGVDAQFADPLA comes from the exons atgcctccaaagaaaacgacagccgcccagaagggaaaatcggtagcagaaggtactagtcagacccggagagttactagggcccgtgcccagtctatgcctggtattatgctccagtcggagagctctgctacacccccaccgccagaagagcttagagcagcagcagctccagttcgggggacaccaccagcccccgaggccccaacatctgaacctccagctcctcagtcaggggcggaggatagggccatgagagatgtggttcaattgctgactagattagtggaaGATCaagctcgcaggcatggactaggagttgatcatgcggacagatctgatagcttaagggctcgttacttcttaagttgtaatcctccagagttctttgggtcaaggccacaggatgatccgcaagagtttattcgtcagatacagcgtacattgaggataatcaaggcttcggagaccgagtctgtagagttggctacgtatcatttgcgggatgtagctattaattggtatgagtcttgggagttatctaggggtgagggtgcccctccagcggtatgggatgaatttgtggaggctttccagggccacttcctgcctccagaaatgaagcgagctagagtcgatatattcttgcgtttgaagcaaaatggcaggagcgttcgagagtatagcctcgagtttgattcattggctaggcatgcgcctactattgtggctgatatggcagacagggtacatcgttatgtgatgggattggatcgttatctgattgacggttgtatggcagtgactcttcagccaggtatggacattgctcgggtgcaggcatatgcacagggggtagaggatcggcaccggggacgtcagccagatagagattataatagaggccagcataagagggctagatcagcaggttatcctgacgagtttcaaagcgggcagtctcagcagcatgttagattttcttcccagccagcacagagtgcacccccacgtttcatgggtagggggttcgatcgtatgggatattcggaacctggtcagagctctagggcgtcagggtcacaaatgggcaggggtttgagccagtcgaggccacctttgcctcggtgttctcgttgtggtaagtcccatcctggaGAATGTcattgggctacaggtgcgtgtttttcttgcggccgtcagggccatactatgagggagtgtcaccttagaggtagtgcaggtggtatggcacagcctacagggtccgttgctggttcatcttcttctgtggctatgcgccctacggggcagggtattcaggcaccagcaggccgtggtagaggacgtggtggagcttccagttctagcggtccctcaaaccgtatatatgctttgactaataggcaagatcaagagacgtcacctaatgtgatcacag gtgtagacgcacagttcgctGATCCTctcgcctag
- the LOC138337666 gene encoding uncharacterized protein isoform X1 produces MPPKKTTAAQKGKSVAEGTSQTRRVTRARAQSMPGIMLQSESSATPPPPEELRAAAAPVRGTPPAPEAPTSEPPAPQSGAEDRAMRDVVQLLTRLVEDQARRHGLGVDHADRSDSLRARYFLSCNPPEFFGSRPQDDPQEFIRQIQRTLRIIKASETESVELATYHLRDVAINWYESWELSRGEGAPPAVWDEFVEAFQGHFLPPEMKRARVDIFLRLKQNGRSVREYSLEFDSLARHAPTIVADMADRVHRYVMGLDRYLIDGCMAVTLQPGMDIARVQAYAQGVEDRHRGRQPDRDYNRGQHKRARSAGYPDEFQSGQSQQHVRFSSQPAQSAPPRFMGRGFDRMGYSEPGQSSRASGSQMGRGLSQSRPPLPRCSRCGKSHPGECHWATGACFSCGRQGHTMRECHLRGSAGGMAQPTGSVAGSSSSVAMRPTGQGIQAPAGRGRGRGGASSSSGPSNRIYALTNRQDQETSPNVITGILSLFSRSVYALIDPGSTLSYISPFVASRIGIESELIEPFEVATPVGDFVIATRVYRNCSVAIYSRHTVADLIELNMIEFDIIMGMDWLAACYANVDCRGKIVQFQFPGEPIIEWKGSTVSPKGKFISYLKAGKMVRKGYIYHLIRVHDIKAEAPTLQSIPVVNEFLDVFPEELLGLPPEREVKFTIDVLPDTQPISIPPYRMAPAELKELKEQLRDLLEKGFIRPITSPWGAPVLFVRKKDGSLRMCINYRQLNKVTIKNRYPLPRIDDLFDQLQGAKCFSKIDLRSGYHQVRVREADIPKTAFRTRYGHYEFRVLSFGLTNAPAVFMDLMNRVFKPFLDMFVIVFIDDILVYSRSEEEHADHLRTVLRVLQHQKLYAKFSKCEFWLTSVAFLGHIIGADGIRVDTQKIEAVKTWPRPTTPTEVRSFLGLEGYYRRFVE; encoded by the coding sequence atgcctccaaagaaaacgacagccgcccagaagggaaaatcggtagcagaaggtactagtcagacccggagagttactagggcccgtgcccagtctatgcctggtattatgctccagtcggagagctctgctacacccccaccgccagaagagcttagagcagcagcagctccagttcgggggacaccaccagcccccgaggccccaacatctgaacctccagctcctcagtcaggggcggaggatagggccatgagagatgtggttcaattgctgactagattagtggaaGATCaagctcgcaggcatggactaggagttgatcatgcggacagatctgatagcttaagggctcgttacttcttaagttgtaatcctccagagttctttgggtcaaggccacaggatgatccgcaagagtttattcgtcagatacagcgtacattgaggataatcaaggcttcggagaccgagtctgtagagttggctacgtatcatttgcgggatgtagctattaattggtatgagtcttgggagttatctaggggtgagggtgcccctccagcggtatgggatgaatttgtggaggctttccagggccacttcctgcctccagaaatgaagcgagctagagtcgatatattcttgcgtttgaagcaaaatggcaggagcgttcgagagtatagcctcgagtttgattcattggctaggcatgcgcctactattgtggctgatatggcagacagggtacatcgttatgtgatgggattggatcgttatctgattgacggttgtatggcagtgactcttcagccaggtatggacattgctcgggtgcaggcatatgcacagggggtagaggatcggcaccggggacgtcagccagatagagattataatagaggccagcataagagggctagatcagcaggttatcctgacgagtttcaaagcgggcagtctcagcagcatgttagattttcttcccagccagcacagagtgcacccccacgtttcatgggtagggggttcgatcgtatgggatattcggaacctggtcagagctctagggcgtcagggtcacaaatgggcaggggtttgagccagtcgaggccacctttgcctcggtgttctcgttgtggtaagtcccatcctggaGAATGTcattgggctacaggtgcgtgtttttcttgcggccgtcagggccatactatgagggagtgtcaccttagaggtagtgcaggtggtatggcacagcctacagggtccgttgctggttcatcttcttctgtggctatgcgccctacggggcagggtattcaggcaccagcaggccgtggtagaggacgtggtggagcttccagttctagcggtccctcaaaccgtatatatgctttgactaataggcaagatcaagagacgtcacctaatgtgatcacaggtatattatcactattctcccgaagtgtgtatgcattgatagacccaggttccaccttatcatatatatctccctttgttgctagtaggatcggaatagagtctgagttgatagaaccatttgaggtagctacacctgtaggagattttgtcatagctacgcgagtatataggaattgttcagtagctatatatagtcgtcataccgtagcagatctaatagagttaaatatgattgagtttgatattatcatgggcatggattggttggctgcttgttatgctaatgttgattgcagaggaaagatagttcaatttcaatttccaggggaaccgattatagagtggaagggaagtacagtatcgccgaaaggtaagttcatttcgtacctcaaggccgggaagatggttagaaaaggctatatttaccatctgattcgggtgcatgacataaaggcagaggcaccgactcttcaatcaatcccggtagttaatgaatttcttgatgtattccccgaggaacttctaggacttcctccagaacgggaggtaaagtttactatagatgtgctgccagatacccagcctatatctatacctccttatagaatggcacctgctgagttgaaagaattgaaagagcaattaagggatttgctagaaaagggcttcatcaggcctattacgtcaccttggggagcaccagtactgtttgtgaggaagaaggatgggtcgctgcggatgtgcattaattataggcagttgaacaaagttacaataaagaacaggtatcccctcccaaggattgacgatctgtttgaccagttgcagggtgcaaagtgtttttcaaagatagacttgcggtcaggttatcatcaggtgcgggtaagggaggcagatattccaaagacagcattccggacccgatatgggcattatgagtttagagtgctgtcttttgggctgactaatgctccagcggtgttcatggatttaatgaatcgagtatttaaaccattccttgatatgtttgttattgtatttatagacgatattctggtctattcacgttcagaagaggagcatgcagatcatttaaggacggtacttagggtgcttcagcaccagaagttgtatgctaaattttctaagtgcgagttctggttgacttcagtggcattcttggggcatattattggagctgatggtattcgggtagatacgcagaagattgaggcagtaaaaacatggcccagacctacgacacctactgaggtacgaagttttttggggttagaaggatattacaggagattcgtagaatag